A single window of Synechococcus sp. C9 DNA harbors:
- a CDS encoding MBL fold metallo-hydrolase — MQVTWFEANTWLVEWGGLRLLFDPWLVGPLVFGKLDWLFKAERRQPIGELPSHLDAIVITQGLEDHCHPLTLSRFDRGIPVIASPSAAQVVRRLGYQQVTALAHGQTTTLGEHITIQAVPGAPLGPTQVENGYLLREHRTGQTLYYEPHGYHQGIMRLVNQVDVVIAPVMDLTLPLVGPIIRGNRVALELAQKLRPQVMLSTAMGDYEASGLLLSLVQAKGDIAAFQQQLTQAGLPTRVMELPPQQAVTLPLETGLPC, encoded by the coding sequence ATGCAGGTTACCTGGTTTGAGGCGAACACCTGGTTGGTGGAGTGGGGGGGGTTGCGGTTGTTATTTGACCCTTGGTTGGTGGGGCCGCTGGTCTTTGGCAAATTGGATTGGTTATTCAAGGCGGAACGGCGGCAACCCATTGGGGAATTACCCAGCCATTTAGATGCGATTGTGATTACGCAGGGGTTAGAAGACCACTGCCACCCGCTGACCCTGAGCCGTTTCGACCGGGGGATTCCGGTGATTGCCAGTCCCAGTGCCGCCCAGGTGGTGCGGCGGTTGGGCTACCAGCAGGTGACGGCGTTGGCGCATGGGCAAACCACCACGTTAGGGGAACACATCACTATCCAAGCGGTGCCGGGAGCGCCGCTGGGGCCGACCCAGGTGGAAAATGGCTATCTTTTGCGGGAACACCGGACTGGGCAGACCTTGTACTATGAACCGCATGGCTATCACCAGGGGATTATGCGGTTGGTGAACCAGGTGGATGTGGTGATTGCGCCGGTGATGGATTTGACCTTGCCGCTGGTGGGGCCGATCATCCGGGGGAATCGGGTGGCTTTGGAGTTGGCGCAGAAATTGCGTCCCCAGGTGATGCTCTCAACGGCGATGGGGGATTACGAAGCCAGTGGGTTGCTGTTGTCACTGGTGCAGGCGAAGGGGGATATAGCGGCGTTTCAACAGCAGTTGACGCAGGCGGGATTGCCTACCCGGGTGATGGAATTGCCCCCCCAACAGGCGGTGACCTTGCCCTTGGAAACGGGTTTGCCCTGTTAG
- the dxr gene encoding 1-deoxy-D-xylulose-5-phosphate reductoisomerase: protein MKQITILGATGSIGTQTLEIVTQYPEKFRVVGLTAGRNIPLFAQQIRQFQPEIVAIQDEDLIPELRLAISEMQPQPEILVGAEGIATVAGYGNAEIVVTGIVGCAGLLPTIAAIRAGKNIALANKETLIAGGPVILPLLSKYGVKLLPADSEHSAIFQCLQGVPAGGLKRIILTASGGAFRDWPVEQMANVTVADALKHPNWSMGQKITIDSATLMNKGLEVIEAHYLFGLDYDHINIVIHPQSIIHSLIELQDTSVLAQLGWPDMRLPLLYSLSWPERWPTPWKSLDLVSIGSLTFREPDHHKYPCMNLAYAAGRAGGAMPAVLNAANEQAVSLFLAEKITFADIPRLIESTCAHYDSMNCANPELDQILAADRWAREMVLASYAPSRVLVV, encoded by the coding sequence GTGAAACAAATTACGATTTTGGGGGCGACGGGTTCGATTGGCACCCAGACTTTGGAAATTGTGACCCAATACCCAGAGAAATTTCGGGTGGTGGGATTAACCGCCGGTCGGAATATCCCCCTATTCGCCCAACAAATTCGCCAGTTTCAACCAGAAATTGTCGCAATCCAAGATGAGGATTTAATTCCTGAATTACGGCTGGCAATTAGTGAAATGCAACCTCAACCGGAGATTCTTGTGGGTGCCGAGGGAATTGCCACTGTGGCAGGGTATGGAAATGCGGAAATTGTCGTCACCGGCATTGTCGGCTGTGCGGGTTTATTGCCCACGATTGCGGCGATTCGGGCGGGGAAAAATATCGCTTTAGCCAATAAAGAAACCCTGATTGCGGGGGGGCCAGTGATCTTACCCTTACTATCAAAATATGGGGTGAAATTGCTACCCGCTGATTCAGAACATTCGGCAATTTTTCAATGTCTGCAAGGGGTGCCGGCAGGGGGCTTAAAACGCATTATTCTCACTGCATCGGGGGGAGCTTTTCGGGATTGGCCGGTGGAACAAATGGCAAACGTTACCGTTGCCGATGCCCTCAAGCATCCCAATTGGAGTATGGGGCAAAAAATTACCATTGATTCTGCAACTTTAATGAATAAGGGTTTGGAAGTGATCGAAGCCCATTATCTATTTGGGTTGGATTATGACCACATTAATATCGTGATTCACCCGCAAAGTATTATTCATTCTTTAATTGAATTGCAGGATACGTCCGTGTTAGCGCAGTTAGGTTGGCCGGATATGCGTTTGCCCCTATTGTATAGTTTGTCCTGGCCAGAGCGGTGGCCAACGCCTTGGAAATCCTTAGATTTAGTGAGCATTGGCAGTTTAACTTTTCGGGAACCGGATCATCACAAATATCCCTGTATGAATTTGGCCTATGCGGCGGGCCGGGCGGGGGGTGCCATGCCAGCGGTTTTAAATGCGGCAAATGAGCAGGCGGTGAGTTTATTTTTAGCGGAAAAAATCACCTTTGCCGATATTCCCCGTTTGATTGAATCAACCTGTGCTCATTATGACTCCATGAACTGTGCGAACCCTGAGCTAGATCAAATTTTAGCCGCAGACCGTTGGGCGAGAGAAATGGTACTTGCATCCTATGCCCCATCCCGTGTATTGGTTGTTTAG
- the hemW gene encoding radical SAM family heme chaperone HemW encodes MFLPPSYYKKRAALAPKAAYVHIPFCQQKCHYCDFPVVVDDKPNSRHRSKYLEALRWEIKLTPGRRQPLTSVFFGGGTPSLLTPAELGQILQDLREQFGFAEDIEISLEADPGTPGIHYLEEYQKLGVNRLSLGVQSFIPELLQVSGRTHRVEDIETAIQQIKACGWENWSLDLIQGLPGQTLEQWELSLQKAITAQPKHISVYDLTLEPKTRFYRDYPEDSPALPGDELTAKMYCFAHEFLEKHGYHHYEISNYAQPDYQCRHNLAYWHNQPYYGFGLGATSYFDQVRFQRPKQLKAYYKWVEEQAIFGSIEMLDYPLSTKEQLIENLMLGLRLREGINLTQLLKKFPAGTKTLVENLIVRQLSRFQAEGWVGKKRNQWFLIPPQGFLMSNIVLANLLLELENITILD; translated from the coding sequence ATGTTTCTGCCCCCAAGCTATTACAAAAAACGGGCGGCTCTGGCTCCCAAGGCGGCGTATGTGCATATCCCTTTTTGTCAACAGAAATGCCATTACTGTGATTTCCCGGTAGTGGTGGATGATAAGCCCAATTCCCGGCATCGGTCTAAGTATTTAGAAGCCTTGCGCTGGGAAATTAAACTCACCCCTGGTCGCAGACAACCCTTAACTTCAGTCTTTTTTGGTGGTGGGACACCATCATTACTCACCCCGGCGGAATTAGGGCAAATTTTACAGGATTTGCGAGAACAATTTGGCTTTGCGGAAGATATAGAAATTTCCTTGGAAGCGGACCCCGGTACACCTGGCATTCACTATCTGGAAGAGTATCAAAAACTAGGGGTAAATCGTTTGAGTTTGGGGGTGCAAAGTTTCATCCCAGAATTACTGCAGGTGAGTGGACGCACCCATAGGGTTGAAGATATAGAAACGGCAATTCAGCAGATTAAAGCCTGTGGTTGGGAAAATTGGAGTTTAGATTTAATTCAAGGCTTGCCGGGACAAACTTTAGAACAGTGGGAATTGAGTTTACAAAAAGCGATAACAGCCCAGCCCAAACATATTTCTGTCTATGATTTAACCCTAGAACCCAAAACCCGTTTCTATCGCGACTACCCGGAAGATTCTCCAGCGTTACCTGGGGATGAATTGACCGCTAAAATGTACTGTTTCGCCCATGAATTTTTAGAAAAGCACGGTTATCACCACTACGAAATTTCCAACTATGCCCAGCCCGATTACCAATGCCGTCATAATTTAGCCTATTGGCACAATCAACCCTATTACGGTTTTGGTTTGGGGGCAACGAGTTATTTTGACCAAGTGCGCTTTCAACGTCCTAAACAACTTAAAGCCTATTACAAATGGGTGGAAGAACAGGCGATTTTCGGAAGCATTGAAATGCTGGATTATCCCCTCAGTACTAAAGAACAGTTAATTGAGAATTTGATGTTAGGGTTGCGCCTGCGGGAAGGAATTAATTTAACCCAATTACTCAAGAAATTTCCTGCCGGTACCAAAACCTTAGTTGAGAATTTAATTGTGCGTCAATTAAGCCGGTTTCAAGCGGAGGGATGGGTAGGGAAAAAACGTAACCAATGGTTTCTCATTCCACCCCAGGGATTTCTGATGTCCAATATCGTGTTAGCTAACCTTTTATTAGAATTAGAAAACATCACGATTTTAGATTAA
- the htpG gene encoding molecular chaperone HtpG, translating to MLEQGTITIHTQNIFPIIKKSLYSDHEVFFRELVSNGVDAIQKLKMVGYAGETELGDFQPEINITIDKEKRTLSITDNGIGMTGDEVKKYINQVAFSSAEEFIQKYQGGDQPLIGHFGLGFYSAFMVAQQVEIDTLSYKKDAEAVHWTCSGSPEFSLASSERSERGTTVILTLLEGEEEYLDPNRIRQLVKKYCDFMPVPIKLDGEVINRQKAIWRESASNLTAEDYLEFYRYLYPFQEEPLLWVHLQTDYPFLLNGILYFPKLQPDIDVTRSQIKLFCNQVYVSDHCEEIIPRFLLPMRGVIDSPDIPLNVSRSALQMDRTVRRIGDFIAKKVGDRLQELYQNDFAQYTKIWGDLSLFVKYGCLNDEKFKKQVQDIIIYRTTAELSSPGAGDQKFHYTTLQDYLERAKDRHANRVFYATDEVAQATYIALHQNQGLEVLFLDSFIDTHFISYLEREYTDVKFTRVDADLDASLIDANKSAELIDPKTNKTRSELVQELFKQYLDKPKVTIRTESLSGSAPPAMILLPEALRRLRDMTALLQQQKAEFPEEHTLVVNMAHPLVENLVSLSQGGIIVQSSGDSPRQELMKNLCQHIYDLALMAQKGFDPESMKSFLDRASFVLTRLTTPGTI from the coding sequence ATGTTGGAACAAGGAACCATTACCATTCACACTCAAAACATTTTTCCCATCATCAAAAAGTCCCTGTATTCTGACCATGAGGTATTTTTTCGGGAATTGGTTTCCAACGGGGTAGATGCGATCCAAAAGTTAAAAATGGTCGGCTATGCAGGCGAAACGGAATTAGGGGATTTTCAACCGGAGATTAACATTACCATTGATAAAGAAAAACGCACCCTAAGTATCACGGATAATGGCATTGGCATGACCGGCGATGAGGTGAAAAAATATATTAATCAGGTGGCTTTTTCTAGCGCCGAAGAATTTATCCAAAAATACCAAGGTGGTGACCAACCCTTAATCGGACATTTCGGCTTGGGGTTTTATTCTGCGTTTATGGTGGCGCAACAGGTGGAAATTGATACCCTGTCGTATAAAAAAGATGCGGAAGCGGTGCATTGGACGTGCAGTGGTTCCCCGGAATTTTCCCTGGCATCTTCTGAGCGTTCTGAGCGGGGCACGACGGTGATTTTAACCCTTTTGGAAGGGGAAGAGGAGTATTTAGACCCCAATCGGATTCGCCAACTGGTGAAAAAATACTGTGATTTTATGCCCGTACCGATTAAATTGGACGGGGAAGTCATCAATCGCCAAAAAGCCATCTGGCGGGAGTCCGCAAGCAATTTAACCGCTGAAGATTACCTGGAATTTTATCGCTACCTGTATCCATTTCAAGAGGAACCGTTACTCTGGGTGCATCTGCAAACGGATTATCCCTTTTTATTGAATGGGATTTTATACTTCCCGAAACTACAACCGGATATTGACGTCACCCGCAGTCAGATCAAACTCTTTTGCAATCAAGTTTATGTGAGTGACCATTGCGAAGAAATCATTCCCCGATTTTTGTTACCGATGCGGGGGGTAATCGACAGCCCGGATATTCCCTTAAATGTGTCCCGCAGTGCCCTACAAATGGATCGCACCGTGCGGCGGATTGGGGATTTTATTGCCAAAAAAGTGGGCGACCGCTTGCAGGAATTGTACCAAAATGATTTTGCCCAATATACGAAAATTTGGGGGGATTTAAGTTTGTTTGTGAAATACGGTTGCCTGAATGATGAAAAGTTCAAAAAACAGGTGCAGGATATTATCATCTATCGCACTACGGCAGAATTATCTTCCCCAGGGGCAGGGGATCAGAAGTTCCATTACACCACTTTGCAGGACTATTTAGAACGGGCAAAAGACCGCCATGCCAATCGGGTTTTTTATGCCACCGATGAGGTCGCCCAAGCCACCTACATTGCCCTGCACCAAAATCAAGGGTTAGAAGTACTGTTCCTAGATAGTTTTATTGACACCCATTTTATTAGCTATCTGGAGCGGGAATACACCGATGTCAAATTCACACGGGTGGATGCAGATTTGGATGCGAGCTTAATTGATGCGAATAAATCTGCGGAACTTATTGACCCCAAAACCAACAAAACCCGTTCCGAATTGGTGCAGGAACTCTTTAAGCAATACTTGGATAAACCCAAAGTTACCATTCGCACGGAATCCTTGAGTGGGTCGGCACCCCCAGCGATGATTTTATTACCCGAAGCCCTGCGCCGGTTGCGGGATATGACCGCCTTATTACAGCAACAAAAAGCCGAATTTCCTGAAGAACATACCCTCGTGGTGAACATGGCGCATCCCCTAGTGGAAAATTTAGTCAGCCTTTCCCAAGGAGGAATTATTGTGCAGTCATCAGGGGATTCTCCTCGGCAGGAATTGATGAAAAACCTATGCCAACATATCTACGATTTAGCTTTGATGGCACAAAAAGGATTTGACCCGGAAAGCATGAAGAGCTTTTTAGACCGAGCCAGCTTCGTCCTCACTCGCCTAACCACACCGGGAACAATTTAA
- a CDS encoding acylphosphatase: MSSPAGAVQVWISGRVQGVGYRAATRRQALALGVKGWVKNLPDGRVTAVFAGEPVAVQKMVDWCHRGPALAQVTQVVVEPCNAIPDEGFTIIS, translated from the coding sequence ATGTCATCTCCGGCAGGGGCGGTACAGGTGTGGATTTCCGGACGGGTGCAGGGGGTGGGCTATCGGGCGGCGACCCGGCGGCAGGCGTTGGCGTTGGGTGTCAAGGGTTGGGTGAAAAATTTACCGGATGGACGGGTAACGGCGGTGTTTGCGGGTGAACCAGTGGCAGTGCAGAAAATGGTGGATTGGTGCCATCGGGGTCCGGCTCTGGCACAGGTGACCCAGGTGGTGGTGGAACCCTGTAACGCCATTCCTGATGAGGGTTTTACCATTATCTCCTAG
- the metK gene encoding methionine adenosyltransferase, with translation MPRRYLFTSESVTEGHPDKICDQISDTIVDELLTQDPLSRIAAEVVVKNNDLFILGEVKTQAVVNEDYYRDLVKRKITEIGYTNPDYGFCSDECRVQVFLDVQSPEIAQGVNLALEHRSDGSVDPLDQTGAGDQGLMFGFACDETPELMPLPIALAHRLARQLAQVRKQGTLPYLRPDGKTQVTVIYEDFQPVGIDTILISTQHDPTIGHYTSNEEVQGKIKSDLWEAVVLPVFGDDLVRPDGNTKFLVNPTGKFVTGGPCGDSGLTGRKIIVDTYGGYARHGGGAFSGKDPTKVDRSAAYGCRFAAKNIVKAGLASRCEVQLSYAIGKARPVSILVETFGTSRVPENVLLDLIQKYVELRPEGLIQQFNLRHLPKERGGRFYQDVASYGHFGRLDLDLPWEYTQLSNQFRDLALSATVS, from the coding sequence TTGCCACGCCGTTACCTATTTACCTCCGAATCCGTCACCGAAGGTCACCCGGATAAAATCTGTGACCAGATTTCGGACACGATTGTGGATGAATTGCTCACCCAAGACCCCCTGAGCCGGATTGCCGCTGAGGTGGTGGTGAAAAATAATGACCTGTTTATCCTGGGGGAAGTGAAAACCCAGGCGGTGGTGAATGAGGACTATTATCGGGATTTGGTGAAACGCAAAATTACGGAAATTGGCTACACCAACCCGGACTACGGTTTTTGTAGTGACGAATGCCGGGTGCAGGTGTTTTTGGATGTGCAATCCCCGGAAATTGCCCAGGGGGTGAATCTGGCGTTGGAACATCGCAGTGATGGGAGCGTTGACCCCTTGGACCAAACCGGGGCGGGGGACCAGGGACTCATGTTCGGTTTTGCCTGTGATGAAACGCCGGAATTGATGCCTTTACCCATTGCTTTGGCGCATCGCCTCGCCCGCCAACTGGCTCAGGTTCGCAAACAGGGCACCCTCCCCTACCTACGCCCGGACGGCAAAACCCAGGTGACGGTCATCTATGAGGATTTTCAGCCGGTGGGAATTGACACCATTTTGATTTCCACCCAGCATGACCCCACGATTGGTCATTACACCAGCAATGAGGAGGTGCAGGGGAAGATCAAAAGCGACCTGTGGGAAGCGGTGGTTTTGCCCGTGTTTGGGGATGACCTGGTGCGCCCGGATGGGAATACCAAATTTTTGGTCAATCCGACCGGCAAATTCGTCACCGGCGGTCCCTGTGGGGATTCGGGCTTGACGGGGCGGAAAATCATTGTGGATACCTACGGGGGCTATGCCCGGCATGGGGGGGGCGCCTTTTCCGGTAAGGACCCCACCAAGGTGGATCGCTCGGCGGCCTATGGCTGTCGGTTTGCGGCAAAAAATATCGTGAAGGCGGGGTTGGCGAGCCGCTGTGAGGTACAGTTGAGCTATGCGATTGGCAAGGCACGTCCCGTGAGTATTCTGGTGGAAACCTTTGGCACCAGTCGGGTACCGGAGAATGTCCTGCTGGATTTGATCCAAAAGTATGTGGAACTGCGTCCAGAGGGGTTAATTCAGCAATTTAACCTGCGGCATCTGCCAAAAGAGCGGGGCGGGCGGTTTTATCAAGATGTGGCGAGCTATGGACATTTTGGTCGCCTGGATTTGGATTTGCCCTGGGAATATACCCAGTTGAGTAACCAATTTCGGGATTTAGCCCTTTCGGCAACGGTGTCGTAG
- a CDS encoding Uma2 family endonuclease, translating into MALAVAPLSFEEFLAHYGQDNRYELIDGEVFDGEPTGAHEEVVAWLTRKVCGAHG; encoded by the coding sequence ATGGCACTGGCGGTTGCACCCCTTAGTTTTGAGGAATTTCTTGCCCACTATGGGCAGGACAACCGCTATGAACTGATTGATGGTGAGGTTTTTGATGGGGAACCTACGGGTGCCCATGAGGAAGTGGTTGCGTGGCTGACCCGCAAAGTCTGTGGGGCACATGGGTAA
- a CDS encoding cyclic nucleotide-binding domain-containing protein, with protein sequence MTTDAANSSALSLTDRLMFLRDVPIFRGINNYDFLRDLAVEMVELHFQPGETIFERGDIGQLLYILSQGQVKIHIGEVELARLEAGAYFGEMSLFDSDPRSASVTAMTPCTCLCLSQPQMQEAILNNPAIALNVIQNLCQRIRRLNQLVSVGAYAG encoded by the coding sequence ATGACCACAGATGCTGCAAATTCTTCCGCCTTGAGCTTGACCGACCGCCTGATGTTTTTGCGGGATGTGCCCATTTTTCGGGGCATCAACAATTACGATTTCCTGCGGGATTTGGCGGTGGAGATGGTGGAATTGCACTTCCAACCGGGGGAAACCATTTTTGAGCGGGGGGATATTGGGCAGTTGCTTTATATCCTTTCCCAGGGGCAAGTGAAAATCCATATCGGCGAGGTGGAATTGGCTCGGCTGGAGGCGGGTGCCTATTTCGGGGAAATGTCTTTGTTTGACAGCGACCCCCGTTCCGCTTCGGTGACCGCCATGACCCCCTGTACCTGTCTGTGTTTGTCCCAGCCCCAGATGCAGGAGGCGATTTTGAATAACCCTGCCATTGCCCTGAATGTGATCCAAAATCTCTGCCAACGGATTCGCCGCCTCAACCAGTTGGTCAGCGTGGGCGCCTATGCCGGTTAG
- a CDS encoding cation diffusion facilitator family transporter — MPVSRRGQIRRVLLTVLWYNLFVLGIKVTVGLGTGSLAVLADALHSLTDSLSNLLGLLVNHWAKPEPDRQHPYGHQKFEAIAALGIAVFLGITCFEVLRQAVERLVGQTPPPQVGGLELGLLVLVLLVNGGVAQYEQRQGKVLDSPILLADAADTLSDVWINLTVLAGLLGVMAGWTWLDAALAIPVGLLVFHSGWQILTTNLPWLVDAMAIAPEAIAQVAQQVPGVVECHSITSRGVVGRQVFMELHLVVTATDLVTAHDLSEQVEALLQKHYGPAGITIHIEPKEICHSPKSVDTLESNRGNDHA; from the coding sequence ATGCCGGTTAGCCGTCGGGGGCAGATTCGGCGGGTACTGTTAACGGTTCTGTGGTACAACTTATTCGTGTTGGGGATCAAGGTAACGGTGGGTTTGGGGACGGGTTCCCTGGCGGTATTGGCGGATGCCCTGCACAGTTTGACGGATAGCTTGAGTAATCTGCTAGGGCTGTTGGTAAACCACTGGGCGAAGCCGGAACCGGATCGGCAGCATCCCTACGGGCATCAGAAATTTGAAGCGATTGCGGCACTGGGCATTGCCGTATTTCTGGGCATTACCTGTTTTGAGGTACTGCGTCAGGCGGTGGAACGGTTGGTGGGGCAGACCCCGCCGCCCCAGGTGGGAGGGCTGGAATTGGGGTTGCTGGTGTTGGTGTTGCTGGTGAATGGGGGGGTGGCTCAGTATGAACAACGGCAGGGCAAAGTCCTCGATAGTCCGATTCTGTTGGCGGATGCCGCCGATACTCTCAGCGATGTGTGGATCAATCTCACGGTGCTGGCGGGTTTGCTGGGGGTGATGGCTGGGTGGACGTGGCTGGATGCCGCTCTGGCGATTCCGGTGGGGTTGCTGGTCTTTCACAGCGGTTGGCAGATTTTGACCACCAATTTGCCCTGGCTGGTGGATGCGATGGCGATTGCCCCGGAAGCGATTGCCCAGGTCGCCCAACAGGTGCCTGGAGTGGTGGAATGCCATTCCATTACCTCCCGGGGGGTGGTGGGACGGCAGGTGTTTATGGAATTGCATTTAGTGGTGACGGCTACGGATTTGGTCACCGCCCACGATTTGAGCGAACAGGTGGAAGCGTTATTACAAAAGCACTATGGTCCGGCGGGGATTACCATTCACATTGAACCAAAGGAAATTTGCCATTCACCCAAATCAGTTGATACATTAGAGTCAAACCGAGGGAATGATCATGCCTAA
- a CDS encoding glycoside hydrolase, whose translation MPHPLYIAFIWHQHQPLYKSPLTGEYRMPWVRLHGTKDYLDLLLYLTRYPQFHHTINLVPSLLVQIEDYAQGRAMDSYLQVSLKPAAELSEWERNFVVTSFFDAHHRTMIDPYPGYRRLYEQQQNQGRAWCLEHWSLQDFDDLLMWHNLTWLDPLFHDRPQVQSWWEKGGNFTVADRQALWALQREILGQIIPEHRRWQEAGVIELTTSPYSHPILPLLWDTESARVAVPKIALPHRFQWPQDVAWQLQKGWEHYQRYFGKTPQGLWPSEQSVSPPILEPIAKQGFRWLCSDEGVLAASVRQPIRRDTQGQVVDADVLYRPYKMQTSAGELALVFRDHRLSDLIGFSYSHLPAETAVADLVTRLGLIYERAQVETTPADPWLVTIALDGENCWEYYPGDGGEFLQRLFATLSRDQRFRGVTVSEFLGEFPPQVTLTDLHSGSWIEASFTTWIGDPVKNRAWDWLGRARAAVARAENPAEVVWEALLAAEGSDWFWWFGAGHSSRLDPVFDALFREHLQAIYQGLGQTPPPELDYPLEPQHFQGDYPPEGLIQPVIDGRGDEQDWFRAGLVRVGTARATMHQSHPIRTIRYGTDHLHFYLRVDFRQGFIPGKEGFSSLHLLWFYPGQVGHTSPMPLTDVPDVAPCNYRFRHHLGIQLAERFCWLMTAAAGDRWCPQPTRSQVALDTCLEVAVPWDELPVAPNWSVSLLLVLGQAGRFRGYLPEQGLLNFAIP comes from the coding sequence ATGCCGCATCCGCTGTACATTGCCTTTATTTGGCACCAACATCAACCCCTGTATAAAAGCCCGTTGACCGGGGAATACCGAATGCCCTGGGTGCGACTGCACGGCACGAAAGATTACCTGGATTTACTGCTGTACCTCACCCGCTATCCCCAGTTTCACCACACGATTAATTTGGTGCCGTCCCTGCTGGTGCAGATCGAGGACTACGCCCAGGGGCGGGCGATGGACTCCTACCTCCAGGTGAGCCTGAAACCGGCGGCAGAGCTGAGCGAGTGGGAACGGAATTTTGTGGTGACCAGTTTTTTTGATGCCCACCACCGCACCATGATTGACCCCTATCCGGGGTATCGGCGTCTGTACGAACAACAGCAGAACCAGGGGCGGGCTTGGTGTTTGGAGCATTGGTCACTCCAGGATTTTGACGACCTGCTCATGTGGCACAACCTCACCTGGTTAGACCCCCTGTTCCATGACCGTCCCCAGGTGCAGTCCTGGTGGGAAAAGGGCGGCAATTTCACGGTGGCGGACCGGCAAGCCCTGTGGGCACTCCAGCGGGAGATTTTGGGGCAGATTATCCCGGAACATCGGCGCTGGCAGGAAGCGGGGGTGATTGAACTGACCACTAGCCCCTACAGCCATCCGATTTTGCCCCTGCTGTGGGATACGGAGAGCGCCCGGGTGGCGGTTCCCAAGATTGCCCTCCCCCATCGCTTTCAATGGCCCCAGGATGTCGCTTGGCAGTTGCAAAAGGGTTGGGAACATTATCAACGGTACTTTGGCAAGACACCCCAAGGGTTGTGGCCGTCGGAGCAGTCGGTCAGCCCGCCAATTTTAGAGCCGATTGCCAAACAGGGGTTTCGCTGGCTCTGTAGCGATGAGGGGGTGTTGGCGGCGAGTGTCAGGCAACCGATTCGGCGGGATACCCAGGGGCAGGTGGTGGATGCGGATGTATTATATCGTCCCTACAAAATGCAAACATCAGCGGGGGAACTCGCCTTGGTGTTTCGGGATCATCGCCTCTCGGATTTGATCGGGTTTTCCTACAGTCATCTCCCGGCGGAGACGGCGGTGGCGGATTTGGTCACCCGGTTGGGGCTGATTTACGAGCGGGCGCAGGTGGAAACCACCCCGGCGGACCCCTGGTTGGTGACGATTGCGTTGGATGGGGAAAATTGCTGGGAGTATTATCCGGGGGATGGGGGGGAATTTTTGCAAAGGTTGTTTGCCACCCTCAGCCGGGATCAGCGGTTCCGGGGGGTGACGGTTTCCGAATTTCTAGGGGAATTTCCCCCGCAAGTGACCCTGACTGACTTGCACAGTGGTTCCTGGATTGAGGCAAGTTTTACCACCTGGATCGGCGACCCGGTGAAAAATCGGGCGTGGGACTGGCTGGGGCGGGCACGGGCGGCGGTGGCACGGGCGGAAAACCCGGCAGAGGTGGTGTGGGAAGCCCTGTTGGCGGCTGAGGGTTCCGACTGGTTTTGGTGGTTTGGGGCGGGGCACAGTTCCCGCTTGGACCCGGTGTTTGATGCCCTGTTTCGGGAGCATCTCCAGGCGATTTACCAGGGGTTGGGGCAAACGCCGCCGCCGGAGTTGGATTATCCGCTGGAACCCCAGCATTTTCAGGGGGATTACCCGCCGGAGGGGTTGATTCAGCCGGTGATTGATGGGCGGGGAGATGAACAGGATTGGTTCCGCGCTGGGTTGGTGCGGGTGGGGACAGCCCGGGCAACCATGCACCAGAGTCACCCGATCCGGACAATCCGCTACGGCACGGACCACCTGCATTTCTACCTACGGGTGGATTTTCGCCAGGGGTTCATTCCGGGCAAAGAGGGCTTTTCGAGTTTGCATTTGCTGTGGTTTTATCCGGGGCAGGTGGGGCATACCAGCCCGATGCCCCTGACCGATGTGCCGGATGTGGCACCCTGTAACTACCGATTTCGCCATCACCTGGGGATTCAGTTGGCGGAACGGTTTTGCTGGTTGATGACCGCCGCGGCAGGGGACAGGTGGTGCCCCCAACCCACCCGCAGTCAAGTGGCATTGGATACCTGTCTGGAGGTGGCTGTCCCCTGGGATGAACTCCCGGTTGCCCCTAATTGGTCGGTGTCCCTGCTGTTGGTACTGGGGCAGGCGGGGCGGTTTCGGGGCTATCTGCCGGAGCAGGGGTTGCTGAATTTTGCGATTCCGTGA